In the genome of Labeo rohita strain BAU-BD-2019 chromosome 2, IGBB_LRoh.1.0, whole genome shotgun sequence, the window GTTACGCTTCTGCTCAGTGATACAATAGTTTGTGTATTTCTGTCAAATGTCTATCAAATATCAACCTATTTTATCCTAATAaattatgcctttatttgagaATTGCTGTGTGTCAAAGGAAAGGGGTTAAAGGGTCACCGGGGTATtttagatactattatagttttataataatattttgattttagttatatatatatatacagtactgtgcaaaagtcttaggccactagtattttcatcagctaaaaaatggtttaaagtcagttaaagtcagtcttttgctgtagtgtatcagtaggaaatatcagtttacatttctaaacattcattttgccattaattgtaataatccagtgagatttttgtgtggagcacaggctgttgtcagactccttgtgcaaacagagatctgatctctccatcattcaatccagtctgtcttaaggaacagaaaaaacggagacagactaaatccagaagaattgtggcaacatctccaagatgctttatgagacctatacctacaaagctacagtactgttaacatttttaggcagttaggcacataaaatgaggatgctgtcacaaacaatgtcataaatagattttctttatcagtgaacttctattaactaaaataaataagcatttgatgtgaccatcctttgcgtttaaagcagcttttgccctaggtgcacttgtgcatagtttttcaggtagctttgcaggtaggttacttgaaacatcttggagatgttgccacagttcttctggatttagtctgtctcagtttttctgtttcttcatgtcattccagagacagactggatgatgacgagatcagatgtctgtgtggagcactggctggtgtcagactccttgtgcaaacaaaaatctcactagattattacaactaatggcaaacagaatgtttggaaatgtaaactgatattttttactgacacactacagcaaaagatagaaataacttactttaaaccatttttttagctggtgaaaatactagtggcctaaaacttttgcacagtactgtatatatatatatatatatatatatatatatatagttagtcttttttgttgtttgtgtcacttttattagttttaaattgttttttcagttttatttattttagtgtacatcaagttaatgaaaataagaGATGCTGACTTGGCAATTTGCTGAAGTGAGATAAGTTCAATTTTATATGCATGACCTTGGACCAAAAACCAGTCACAtgggttaattttttaaaattgaagtttatatataatatataataatataataatatatatacttccattaatgtatggttaatgtatgcaaaacaaacaaacaaacaaaaaaactaaatcaaaatattgagaaaattgcctttaaagttgtctaaatgttcgtagcaatgcatattactaatcaaaaattaagttttaatatatttacggaaggaaatttacaaaatatcttcaaggaacataatctttacgtaatatcctaatgatttttggcataaaagaaaaattgatcattttgacccatacaatgtatttttggctattgctacaaatatacctgtgctatttcagactggttttgtgctccagagtcacatatataatattaccTTGAATGAGAGCCATTTAGACATtcttatgtattaatatttatgccATTTTAATTGCAAATCCATTAAAATATTCCTTTATGTACAGACTGAAGTACTTTTTACAACTAACAGTAACAACTAACATATaacaataatgctaaaatatttagcagcccaattaaaaaaataaaagaaaaagcaacAGAATAGTTTCTTATGGAAAGACAAATGTTGAGTACATAGATTTCAACTGAGCAGGATTTTCTGAAGTGGTGTAACTAATCCTAAACTGACCTGAACTCATTGTGTCAGTCTCTGATGtggtaaaaatgtttcagttttGCTTCTCACTTTGACTTAGAATAAAAGTCCAGAAGCAGAAGAAAATGTACTTCGACAAACACACACGCTATAATAAATACGTGACACTTTTACAAACGTGGCAAAGACCTTAacgataaaataaaaatctgacacAACCATGACCCTGCAtgcaacacattttaaaacgtGCTCAGtaattccttttttctttcttacacAATGTCTTTCACGGCCTTTAAAGAAACTGTGCATGATGTAAAACAGAGGAAGATGCTATTGCTTCAGATTGTAACATTCATAATGTCAATATCCAGAGATCGTGTGTTATTAGTGAAGTTTTGGAGTGCTGTAGATCACTTCAACTTGTTCAGGAGGACGGCTCTGAGGatgatttaataaaacacaagacaGAGTGGGAAGAATATCAATGAGTCGGTGATTAAAAGCATAGGGGCCACATTATGTATTTCCACAGATAAATTCATGAGATCACCCGCCTAAGTATAAATAGATTACGTCATAGTCTTGCTTAACAACACATATTGTTCAGTgctgggggtaatgcattacacatAACgtaagttatgtaatcagattacttttttccaagtaactagtaaagtaaagcattactttttaatttacaaaaaatatccGAGTTAAGTTACGTTCTCCCGTCCCCTTACTGTGACAACTCAGGAGTTACTTTAGTTCtgagaataaatgtgaacatgcattaatcattaatcaaaataaaatgaataaaaactgtgaaatgcaaaTTATGATGCAAAccttcaaaaaatgtaatatgctaagtaatacaaatatccgctatttatttaatcccattttattaaccagctgctgacctttgatgatccaataagcaaaaattattcaagataaattaacatttgctcttcttgtttttttttttttttttttttttttttattgctgaagagtgttgaactttcttcttctgtattgtactgtacagacatgaatttacttttccttcagcctagGGCTTTGACATTTGCCAAAactagaactttttatattaaaaaaacaaagaagcaagccctgtccagattttaaaagtaacacaaatgtaatatgtaacacattacttcacataaaaaagtaactaagtactgtaatttgttacttttttagggagtaacgtaatattgtaatgcattacttttaaaacttttccaACGCTGATATTGTTTCATGTGCATTAGTAGTAGCAGCAATGTAATACTTACAATGCAGACCTGGTTTTGTTCATGGTCTTCTGTTTTTTTGAAGACCACAGTGTCATACGTAATACTCATTGGCCTTTCTGCCTGTGattgaagagaaaaaaacacaacttcaaAAGATAAGAAATAAGTGTCCATAttttttctgaatgtgtttgtCTCGTCCGCCTCATACAGGAAAGATGCTTTACATTTCCGCACATTGCTATATTTAGTTATATCaaaaagtttcagtttaatCAATTCAGTCTATCTTTTTACCCCATTTTAACATAGATTTCTATGGAGACTGGAACATGACAGCATCCAAACAGAAGTTAGAATCCATCATGGCGATGCTCATCAGTAAGCCTACTCTGGGAaaaataagtaagggataatgtacatccagccggtTGCTATCACAGAATAAAGCCCGACAGGCTTATCAACTGTTGTATAACACTGAAGGGCTTTATACATTAtactgcaatgtttttgagTCCGGATATACATTATCCCGCTTATTACACGACTTCTTGCCACAGGAGTAAATAATTAGATATAAAACACTTCTCTGAGCTGAAATAtctgaacgcaaagcttccattaTGAAAAGAGTTGCTATGAAGTTAAAACTAGGCAGACGTTTATGGAgtcagtgcagtcataccacaaCATTGCACCACATGGCGATAAAAGATGTTGATTTTAGgtgaaaatgtttcaaaatcttaccagtttgttagttatcttataatccattacaatgtacaaaacaaTCGTTGCAAAATGACAGCAGCTCCATTTGTATAATGAGCCAGGAtgacataattaattaaataattgtactcTTTGTTGTATTggatttagttttaataatttattagccAACCAAACGTAAAGCTTCCacgaagaagaaaaaaaatgttcccaGTGAGCAAACAGCTCCGACTGCAGGCAGTTACCCGGATGAGCCTATGTTATTAGTTTTTACCGGTTGTTATCTGGGAATATCAAACCTTGGAATGCGGTGACTGGCCAATCAGAATCGAGTATTCCACCGAGCCGTGTAATAATGGACAATAACATACTGACataatggactacttgcactgaGCCTCGTGACGCACTTCCGTTTTGAAATTGTACGGCTCAGTTATTTccggttatgtacattttcaatgcgcTGTAATCATCTAGTTGAATTAAacgcctaaaaaaaaaaagagatttcgCAGGATGATTTCAAATTCGCAAGTTTTCAGAGACAGGAGAAgacatattctgatgattactgagtatagaattttccaaactcaacAGAATGTGAAGTTTTAATCCAACATAAACCGATCCGAGAAAGCGGTGCCTGGTAATCATAGGTGATTGTTCACCACAGGGTGTCAGTGCTCTATAGTGGCCTAATCACGACGCTACAGTTTGTGAGatctgatgaataagatcataatgaacctttatttatcagtattaaatatgttagtcactattctgtgtcatattctgtcataatttcactgtatgtagtctaatgccaaaatatgagtATTCAATAGTCGCACTGTCAGcgtgttactgttaaaaattatttaaatatttaacatcgttaaataaggcagttaccggacattcattcattcattctttattttttttaaagaaatgccaggcctaaaatgtagtaataatttGCATTCTCATGAGAAACTGTCTGTATGTAGGTGCGCTGAATGCTAACCGGAAACTACCGAGCTGTAACAAGTAGAACGCGCAAGTAGTTGTGCAACTAGTTCATTCTGTTTACTATAAGCGCAAGCTGCAGGTAAAGATTGCCAGGTCTACGGAGAAAAAATTCCGCCAAATTGATCATCACAACTAGCCCAATTGTGTTTTTCCCCCTAGGTTACTTCCCCATCCGTCGGGGTCACTTTGGTCAAAACTGCGTTCTTGGAAGAGATGTCTTTAAACCGTGGACTAAAAACAAGCCGCAGCAACAGTCTAAAAGTAGTCAAATCccggaaaaaaaaacttggcaACACTTGCGTTTGGCGCCCTTTAACGTCCAATGGATTCTGATCAGCTGTCAGTGTTTTCATCGTTCTGAAAGTCATTCCTCTGTGTCGTTATCTGTGTAGTTGTGAACTTCTGTATTCTCACAGAAATAGAACGTTATCTTCCGTGGTGAGAACcgtatacatatctatggtgaGAACGAGTCTGACATGGACATTTTAAGGTCTAAACACTTACCACAGAACAGACGTCTGGTCCTCGTTTGGACAAAGCCCCATCTTAAAACAGGAAGAATGGTATTATAAAACCATAAGAAATCTAAAAAAAGTTCCTCTTTTCAAAATCATATacaagtgaaaaaaaattattcatggGGAGTATCACCAAAGTAATACGACATTCTGTGAAACTGGATTTGAGGCATTAGTGGTGAAATAGTGAATTGAATATATAAGTGTTAGAACTGACTGTGTTTTTGTATAAGCCTCCAGATTCCTAAAACCAGCATCAGCAACAAAAGTAGCGGCACAGCAGTATAGAGAAGGAGAAAAGTCCAGTCCATCTGGTCAGATGAGTCTTCGGAAGGGCAGTTGCTCTCTTCTGTATCATTTCTTGCCCTTTGTTTTCcgcatatggagctgtaattaAAAATGGACCAATTTTTTGGGTTTCTTAAACATaagaaaagttactttttaagcaAGAGTATGTAATTACATTTGAGATTATGTTTACTGATACTCCTGATTATCTGACttgataaattaaatttacttaCGGAGATAGACGAGCATCACTTTCAGCTGAGTTTGGAGGACGAAAAACAGAAAGATCAGTTATATGTGATTAAAAAAGCTTTACTGGAAAAAAAGGGTTAAAACTCAGTTAATACATAGAGATCTGTCTGTAAAtgatatacagtgccttgcgaaagtattcataccccttcattttttcacgttttatgttgctgccttatgttaaactgctttaaattacctAAACTACTGCTCTGTCTGCTTGATTGGGAGCAgacacacattttcaggtttctccataaatatttgattgggttcaagcccaggctgtggctgggccactcaagaacattcacagagttgtctataagccactcttgatGTGTGCTCATGGAGCTCTTgatgtgtgcttagggtcattgtcctgttggaaggtgaaccttctgcccagtctgaggttctgaatctCAAAATCTAgaccagatttttaaatacattttttaaattaattattattattatttttttatttaaataatctcaGTATTTTGGTGCACTGAGTTCTGACGAGTCCTACAGCctcacagcatgaggctgctaccagcacactttacttttgggatggtacaCATGTACATGTAATGTAATGAGTGTTTAATTCActggaatgtgaattaaatTGTTCGTACTTCATGTACTGGAAGCTCCTAACATTAAAACgaattccttgtgtgtgaaacacacttggcaataaagctctttctgattctgaaactccacatatgctttatagcagaagtaatagtactgactacacttcaggaatctctaatccagttatggctgtagctgaataaaatgcaGATAGAGAAATTTTAACGAAGGACACttgaagacaataaacatacaattgctacaatatatggtttgtctgtgttcttcaagcaattTTGGGTATTTTTTATAAggattaagtatatttataatgcaacgttaatcgacatagcctttataatactataaaatagtatgatttctgcctcattctgtgatatgaaacCACGGCTGAtcacaaaatgttatttcaaacacttaaacatgttatgaagttaatttgGAGAAGAAGCATGCCAATAAATGATATCTTTcttggacaacaggtttgtaaacaggttcatacacatgcaaaactgcatCGCACACTGCTACTACAGTTAACGTTATTCAAGGCTCAGGCCGATTTTTGTCGCACTGCACAGTTTTGACCAAACCAATTTCAGATTGGAGCTCCGCATTTAGCGATATAGTAGTTTCACATCCGCCTTAAGCATGTCACTCCGCACTGTCGCACAGAGAAATATGTCAACAACTAGTCTTTATCGTTATTATCGCAGGAAGACTAATTCTTATTGTGGGGAAAATTTTTACTGGTACATCGCTAACGATAACATATCACCCATCCCTAGTAAtaagcagtgcctggtttccctcaaacatgatgcttggaatagaggttcatcagaccagtcTGAGGGTTCTTTAGATGCTTTTTTCCAAGTGTATTTTCATGTGTCATTACTGAGAAGAGGATAGAGTCTTGCCACACCTCCATAAAGCCCAGATTGGTGGAGTCCTATCTCCaaatatgatcatggagcttaACTACAGTGACCATCGGGTTCTTAGTCACCAGTCTGACCAAAGCTCTTCTCCATCAGTTGCTCAGTTTGACAaagaggccagctctaggaagagtcctggttgttTCAGACTTCTTCCATTAAGGTTAACggagactacatgcttctgtgaatcttcaatgcagcagaattttttgtgaactcttccccagatttAGCTGGAAGGAATcgtgtttctgagctctacaggcagtttttttaacctcaggggcttggtttttgctcttacatgaattttcagctgttagaccttttattaagacTTGTGtacctttccaaatcatacccatccaactgaatttgccacaggttaatgCCACacaagtgtagtaacatctacaagcaaccTAAATGCctctgagctaaatttcaactgtTCCAGATAAGGGTTTGAATACCTTGAAACCTGTTGTTTTGCTTCAGCATTATGGTCTATTGAATGTAGACTGATGTgggaaattttttttaaaagcagtttaacataaggctgcaacatgacaaatcatgaaaaaaattaaggggtatgaatactttcacaaGGCACTGCATGCATGTATTATGTCTTATGTAAATTAAATGGACTTACTTTTATATTCATTGTCCCTCCAAACATGGAGTTGAACAGGAACTTGCAGATCTCCAACAGAGCAGAAGTACCAGCCAGAATCAGTCAGTCTCAGTCCAGTCATCAGCACAGTGAAGTTTCTTGTTCCATCATCACGGATCTGGACTGATGAATTCTGGGATGTGTTAGTCCTCCCCACTGTGTAACAGCTTTGATCTTCAAATCTGCACCACTGTTTGGGTTTATTCTTATATCCAGAACTGTAGAGACACTGAACACTGATATCACCACCTTCATGTCCAGATACACTGCTGCTCACCACAGACACATCAGGAGCTGAACACAGACAGCAAAAACTCTGAGTTAAATATTCTATgtctaaacaaaacaatatttgcTAAAGCATAAAATCACAAACCATACAGTGGAAATGTGAAAAACAAAGTTAATGCACCACAAACAacatatttaccttttttaacagttacatacaaatattttttaaatgtatcagtGCCAGTCTCCACAGCACACCAGTAAAATCCAGAGTCTGAGGACGTCAGTTTGTTCATTTGcacagtaaaaatattgttgGCTGGATAATCAGTTACTGTCCATTTCCCCGTATCATTTGCACGGGCTTTAATTTTGCAAGAATGCCAAAAATACCCTTTACACCAGTATTTTGTATCTAGTTTATAATGACTGTCATAAAGACAGGGGATTGTGATAGTTCCTCCTTCACTTACAGTTACATGATCTAATGTCTTCATGCTCAAAGTTCCTggaacacacacatatgcaaatCATCACCATCAATGAACATTTGGTAAacagaattgtattttttttttcttcaaactattgctgtaaaaatattttttatgatatcATTTGTTATATGTATGTTAACAAATCTGATACTAAGACAAAATAGACAGAAACTCTAAAATAAAGGTTTATGtatcaaatattttgatttttacaattatatcgctgttgttaataataataataataattgcatatatgtatacacatacaataatacatagtaaaaaaaagtaaacaaaagtaaaaccaacaaaaaaacaaagaaagagcaGCCGAAAAACAAGGTAGTTTATAAAAACACATGTAAATCCATGTTTTTGAGGTATGAATGTATTTTCTGTCTTACCTGCGGTGTAAAGTAAAACACCAAAGAGAATCGGAGAACAAGCCATGTGACGGTTCAGAGTGAGTAAAAGACAGAACCTGAAATGAACATTTCACTTCCTGCCAGATAGAATTAAGCAGTTCCTGTTTTTGCATTCACTGATGTAACTGAAGTTGCAGAGACAAATCCTGTGCACATACACactttaaagtgctcctattatgccttttcaaatatgacctttcgtgaagtgtgtcatgtagctgtttgtgaacataaactatctgcaaagttgtaaaGCCGACAGTGCaggataaataaagttattgtctatcaaaaaaaagagtctgtcacaatcgcctgaacgagtcgtcaggaattcgaatcttaTGCTGTTATGGCtacacgtcacgaagtaacacatttgcataatgtctgCCCACGATCTACGTCGCAAACAgcttgcccgcccacaaacagtaaaatttccatgtggtttacgtcatgtTGAAAAGACGCTGTAagagtaaaattgttttatattcacttccaaaagatgaatctacaaagactgtattttctagcgatcattcaaaatatatatttgtttatgttatgttgtgtaacaaccctgcacatatCTTGGTAACTGGCTAACTCATGCGTCTGTAGTtttgttgttcagctgtgggccaactgtagtctaaaaatttgtgattgatgcagcttgactgtctgtctgtctcattagttggagtaatgatgaagGATGGCGCACAAAGCAGCTTTTACACCAAATGCGTAAAGCGCCACGttatgaaacccattcattacaatagagggtttgcaccgTCATCACATTCTGCTCAGTTGTTCTACCAAAGAGTATAGAAGTACCAAGAGGCGAAACTCTGTACTGATATGGGCAACAGTCTATAGATGGCGCTGCGGAGGCGTTGCCGCTATTTTGGACTGACACCTGCAAAAAGTGTGAAGAAGATGCGAGCGAGCAAGTGGCTGAAACGTAAGCAGTGTGCAGCAATTATCAATCCACCAGGCATGATTTTGCGTTTCACCGGTTTCCAAGTGATCCAcaaaggtaataataataacaaggggaaatattttaactatgaATTGATTTTACAGTACATATTAAATTGTTAGCAGGACATTAACATCCGCCAACTCGCCAAATGCAGGTTGATTTCAGCTGTAGCGGGTAACACAGTCACTCCCACTTACCACTTTGGCGGGTTGAATTTTATATACAGttaatacagttttttacaGACGCTAGGACACATTTCTCAATACTTAGGTCACTTTTGCAAAACTCTTCACACAATTCTCCAAACCGACTTTCAGCTTGGCAAAGCAGAACAGTTTTTTATGAATgtgtaccatttttttttataaatgtattttttaataaaaaaaaaaattacattgtgaataaataaatttgagtgTGTCTGACTCTATCACTACCAAACATCGAATCTGGTTATTTCACTACATTAAGTTTTTAACTTaacaaggaaaaaaatacaatagaacATAGATATGGGTAAGTAAAGGGTTTGCAGTAATTGTATCGGTTTACTTGGTAAACAGTAAGCAGTATGAAACAGTCTAGTCAATTGGTGAAGGGGACCTgtctataatatttaatttagatataaatacatatatatacaaactttACATAAGTCATTGTAAGTTGGTCAAGCGCGACTGGCTCGTATTATTCTACGGCGTTTTGTGTAGGTGTCAGTCCAAAATGGCGGCAGCACAGTTATGTCATGGGCGGAACTGTTGCTATGGAGCGTTCTATTGAGTTTCGACTCTTGGTACTTCTATACTCTTTGGTTctactaatttatgctgtctaaaccacggaaaatgTGTGTGAgagctgctaaatcatacagagaaggacttagtaagcaggaaaggttgttttattttgacaaactaaagttaatacagGGCTCAACGTTAAGCAGCGATAGTGTTTACACAAAGATGTGTGTACACAAAGATGTGCTACGCTTCATAATGCGTTAACGTTATACAGATgctagatgaaaagaaaacgctAGATGAAAAgacagttcccctcagagacaTTCATATAATCtactagtgatgggtcgttcttgaacgatttgttcattttgaacgaatctttaatgtgactcgggacgaacgagtcatctcggggagtgattcgttcagtcgcgcatgcgcaacatcctattaggttctgtactggaattagttcacctgtttagAGTCTTCTAaacgagtcgttcgttcatcttatggggctgtcacgtgatgaacatacgactcgaacccgaagactcgtGAGATGagctaatcaattctctttccggctcacactgcatAGGTTTAGCttattgggctgtcacgtgatgaacgaacgactcaaacccgaggactcgagagatgaactaatcaattctctttccggctcagactgcataggtttagcttatggggctgtcacgtgatgaacgaacgactcaaacccgaagactcaaacccgaggactcaagagatgaactaatcaattctctttccggctcagactacgttggttaagcttatggggctgtcacgacTCAATcaatgaacgactcaaacccgaaaacttgtcggataagaggtgaggtgagcgaatcatagactaaagacccaggtaaacaatgaatgaatcttttctgtttcttataacattatagttttgtcttgtttgtagtgtgatcaacgtttgtgtaagcagtagatgtgttagggaggtaaaatgtaacattttaattata includes:
- the LOC127182562 gene encoding CMRF35-like molecule 5 isoform X3 gives rise to the protein MQKQELLNSIWQEVKCSFQVLSFTHSEPSHGLFSDSLWCFTLHRRNFEHEDIRSCNSPDVSVVSSSVSGHEGGDISVQCLYSSGYKNKPKQWCRFEDQSCYTVGRTNTSQNSSVQIRDDGTRNFTVLMTGLRLTDSGWYFCSVGDLQVPVQLHVWRDNEYKTESDARLSPSICGKQRARNDTEESNCPSEDSSDQMDWTFLLLYTAVPLLLLLMLVLGIWRLIQKHNGALSKRGPDVCSVAERPMSITYDTVVFKKTEDHEQNQVCISRPPEQVEVIYSTPKLH
- the LOC127182562 gene encoding CMRF35-like molecule 1 isoform X1 — protein: MACSPILFGVLLYTAGTLSMKTLDHVTVSEGGTITIPCLYDSHYKLDTKYWCKGYFWHSCKIKARANDTGKWTVTDYPANNIFTVQMNKLTSSDSGFYWCAVETGTDTFKKYLYVTVKKAPDVSVVSSSVSGHEGGDISVQCLYSSGYKNKPKQWCRFEDQSCYTVGRTNTSQNSSVQIRDDGTRNFTVLMTGLRLTDSGWYFCSVGDLQVPVQLHVWRDNEYKTESDARLSPSICGKQRARNDTEESNCPSEDSSDQMDWTFLLLYTAVPLLLLLMLVLGIWRLIQKHNGALSKRGPDVCSVAERPMSITYDTVVFKKTEDHEQNQVCISRPPEQVEVIYSTPKLH
- the LOC127182562 gene encoding polymeric immunoglobulin receptor isoform X2: MACSPILFGVLLYTAGTLSMKTLDHVTVSEGGTITIPCLYDSHYKLDTKYWCKGYFWHSCKIKARANDTGKWTVTDYPANNIFTVQMNKLTSSDSGFYWCAVETGTDTFKKYLYVTVKKAPDVSVVSSSVSGHEGGDISVQCLYSSGYKNKPKQWCRFEDQSCYTVGRTNTSQNSSVQIRDDGTRNFTVLMTGLRLTDSGWYFCSVGDLQVPVQLHVWRDNEYKTESDARLSPSICGKQRARNDTEESNCPSEDSSDQMDWTFLLLYTAVPLLLLLMLVLGIWRLIQKHNGALSKRGPDVCSVAERPMSITYDTVVFKKTEDHEQNQVCIHL